From the Mastacembelus armatus chromosome 14, fMasArm1.2, whole genome shotgun sequence genome, one window contains:
- the smg6 gene encoding telomerase-binding protein EST1A isoform X4: protein MANELERVRISAAELRAEASNIINTTDCQKEEDIHKQYRRREGKRPDLQRYQPVAGHVRRHRDSEEGETCQSDPVATYECDQLLQSEIKGVSEKDQEKHGCKDGGTGTNKREEDRMRGDGSNAKKGRKGSQPQFKTEANQEKGFVENDREHQEPVGAAKLTKKARKPDREFYQPGSRRNIHGKDCGVGREQDKTPPRKPEQKTDLESHLSTGDIEVNKKTSTQKLEGKDKEVKGIQANVKLSKSSEINRKQGNQDVEKILLSSDASLEKITSKVEKLSMTEKLKEVCEDQDVEEFSSRKGETTKARQGKGSKEEEEKAEKKRERANRRRRGGEKEKERNRDSRRGEDEVVEEKGDQVKGERDRRATEAEKDNNSGKTGPTHQSKGRANRRESRRGDNNNNNRPREADKHVKTVINVDRTIERGDRKKSNANVTTPTSKRYSKSDIRRSRNRLYSSSSASSVTSLDGPPLGTDMENTKWQRLELRHNHKEGVANSGEGRRSHLRSWTTNGESSTESLEGSGMSDIAEDRSRRRREWEVELSRERQKEERNRPKGNKGGGSGILRVSLEKPSGTSLHSVDAHHRKQGSVPRGRGGGILVLPSCTDMSNSPEVGQRLLFGGIRGGPACRSRGGRGGGVRRLWDPNNPDQKPALTTTPSSQHSSLQLPVYLQTGAGYGQLHFLDTDDEVAGSPPVAKGDNFRSQQAAAVAYYKFQNSDNPYCYPMPPQNPNTNTSQRYPYPYHMGPYQITAPNGIYPGPGVGQLCGSYRGANYSQPGAGGGLTLEEVEQQARGELGRLLRAADAHELQLSNLLSRDRLSADGLERMAQLRVELLGIYEQIILTDIEFSDSQNVDQALWKNVFYQVIEHFRQLLKDPSYDNTTHIRNMLLTLLDEGALFFDALLQKLQTVYQFKLEDYMDGIAIRARPLRKTVKYALISAQRCMICQGDIARYREQASDSANYGKARSWYLKAQQIAPKNGRPYNQLALLAVYTKRKLDAVYYYMRSLAASNPILTAKESLMSLFEEAKRKAEQLERRRRQEYEGGSRGPAVRGRGRGEEGARVEIWIRPSGQTAIPSSQRGGSESSRDSEQDGELGSLSASDLNKRFILSFLHAHGKLFTKVGMETFPAVASRVLQEFRTLLQHGPSLLGSSHMLQIITINMFTIHNAHSRGEEGEVRSVLQEQSTALGLGMFALLVQRCTELLKNTAVSVPMADGEEDCEGEELQGMVRVSAFSLDLRELLPSIKVWSDWMLGHPDQWNPPPCSIDCSPDVWQCLADLCNVLAHVDHEEVPLYKVDTDEGEGDEELTVLQLKEDRLLAGFVPLLAAPQEPCYTDRHTDMAISADCKRVTVLKYFLEALCGQEEPLLAFKGGKYISVATAPAPTHSVDTRSRQDSLTEKEADDVIVEAESSLSTSEGEEDAEEAGDSESDIRQLKARRHALASKLAQQQKRRDKIQAVLQTGGQLELEVRPVFLVPDTNGFIDHLEGLKKLLQCGAYIIVVPLIVITELDGLAKGQDNFGGGAGPGVRTGSRVNSTVSVAHVRAVQEKARLAVAFLEKGFEAREPCLRALTSRGNQLESIAFRSEDTSGQQGNNDDVILSCCLHYCKDKAKDFMPDQKNGTVRLQREVVLLTDDRNLSVKALTRNVPVRDIPAFLNWAKVG, encoded by the exons ATGGCGAACGAACTGGAAAGAGTGCGAATCTCAGCTGCGGAACTCCGAGCTGAAGCGTCGAATATCATTAATACTACTGACTGTCAGAAAG AGGAGGATATACATAAGCAGTATAGAAGACGTGAAGGAAAACGTCCTGATCTGCAACGCTACCAGCCAGTAGCTGGACATGTACGACGCCACCGTGATAGTGAGGAGGGAGAGACCTGTCAAAGTGATCCCGTGGCCACTTACGAGTGTGATCAACTACTGCAGAGTGAGATAAAAGGTGTCTCTGAAAAAGATCAAGAGAAGCATGGCTGCAAAGATGGTGGGACAGGTACCAACAAAAGGGAAGAAGACAGGATGAGAGGTGATGGTAGTAATgcaaagaaaggcagaaaggGCAGCCAGCCACAATTTAAAACAGAAGCAAATCAAGAAAAGGGTTTTGTAGAAAATGACAGAGAACACCAGGAACCTGTTGGGGCTGCAAAGCTGACAAAGAAAGCACGCAAACCTGATCGAGAATTTTATCAACCTGGGAGCAGGAGAAACATCCATGGCAAGGACTGTGGAGTAGGGAGAGAGCAAGATAAAACTCCCCCTAGGAAGCCTGAGCAGAAAACTGACCTGGAATCCCATTTGAGTACAGGGGACATTGAggttaacaaaaaaacatctacacagaAGCTGGAAGGGAAAGATAAAGAAGTAAAGGGCATACAGGCAAATGTAAAATTGTCTAAATCCAGTGAGATAAACAGAAAGCAAGGAAACCAGGATGTGGAAAAAATCCTATTATCCTCTGATGCTTCACTGGAGAAAATTACTAGCAAAGTAGAAAAACTTAGTATGACGGAAAAGCTTAAAGAGGTATGTGAAGACCAAGATGTTGAAGAGTTCAGTTCCAGGAAAGGAGAAACCACCAAGGCAAGACAAGGAAAAGGAtcaaaagaggaagaagaaaaggcagagaagaagagggaaagGGCAAACCgcaggagaagaggaggggagaaagaaaaagagaggaatcGGGATTCCAGAAGAGGAGAAGATGAAGTAGTTGAAGAAAAGGGTGACCAAGtgaaaggagaaagagacaggagaGCAACAGAAGCAGAGAAGGATAACAATTCAGGCAAGACAGGACCCACACACCAAAGCAAAGGAAGAGCGAATCgcagagaaagcagaagaggagacaacaacaacaacaaccggCCGAGGGAAGCTGATAAACATGTTAAGACAGTAATCAATGTAGACAGAACTATAGAAAGAGGTGATAGAAAAAAATCCAATGCAAACGTAACAACACCAACCTCAAAACGCTATTCCAAATCAGATATTCGGCGCTCACGGAATCGACTTTACAGCAGTAGCTCAGCTAGCAGTGTGACCAGCCTGGATGGTCCTCCGCTGGGAACAGATATGGAAAATACCAAGTGGCAACGTTTGGAGCTCAGGCATAATCACAAAGAGGGTGTAGCTAATAGTGGAGAAGGACGAAGGAGCCATTTGCGAAGCTGGACAACCAATGGTGAATCATCTACAGAATCACTGGAAGGGAGCGGGATGAGTGATATAGCAGAAGATAGAAGTAGGAGAAGAAGGGAATGGGAGGTAGAGCTAAGTAGAGAGAGGCAAAAGGAGGAAAGGAACAGACCAAAGGGAAACAAAGGTGGAGGTTCAGGAATCCTAAGAGTTTCTCTAGAAAAACCGTCTGGTACCTCGTTACATAGTGTGGATGCACATCATCGCAAGCAAGGCTCGGTTCCTCGTGGAAGAGGTGGAGGTATTCTGGTGCTTCCATCCTGCACAGACATGTCTAATTCACCTGAGGTTGGGCAAAGACTTCTTTTTGGTGGAATTAGGGGAGGACCAGCTTGCAGGAgtagaggaggcagaggaggcgGAGTGAGACGTCTTTGGGATCCCAATAACCCAGACCAGAAACCTGCTCTTACAACCACCCCATCCTCACAGCATTCATCTCTCCAGCTGCCTGTATACCTTCAGACAGGAGCTGGATATGGACAACTTCACTTTCTAGACACAGATGATGAGGTAGCAGGCAGTCCTCCAGTCGCAAAGGGTGATAATTTTCGATCTCAGCAGGCTGCAGCTGTGGCGTACTACAAATTTCAAAACTCTGACAACCCCTATTGCTATCCCATGCCCCCACAAAATCCCAATACCAACACCAGCCAGCGCTATCCATATCCTTATCATATGGGGCCCTACCAAATTACTGCTCCTAATGGTATCTACCCAGGCCCTGGTGTCGGTCAGCTCTGTGGAAGTTACCGGGGAGCAAACTATTCCCAACCAGGTGCAGGAGGTGGTTTGACATTAGAAGAAGTGGAGCAACAAGCCAGAGGTGAACTAGGGAGGCTGTTGAGGGCCGCAGATGCACATGAACTTCAGCTGAGTAACCTGCTGTCCAGGGACAGATTGAGTGCTGATGGACTGGAGCGCATGGCTCAGCTCAG AGTGGAGCTTTTGGGGATATATGAGCAGATCATCCTAACAGACATTGAGTTCTCAGACTCTCAGAATGTGGATCAGGCTTTGTGGAAGAATGTCTTTTACCAGGTCATAGAACACTTCCGGCAGCTACTCAAAGACCCCAGTTATGACAACACCACTCACATTAGGAACATGCTGCTCACACTGCTTGATGAG GGGGCACTATTCTTTGATGCACTGCTTCAGAAATTGCAGACAGTGTACCAGTTTAAATTAGAGGATTACATGGATGGCATTGCCATCAGGGCTCGGCCATTACGTAAAACG gTAAAGTATGCACTCATCAGTGCTCAGCGCTGTATGATTTGTCAGGGAGATATAGCACGTTACAGGGAACAAGCTAGTGACTCGGCCAACTATGGCAAAGCTCGAAG CTGGTACCTGAAAGCCCAGCAGATTGCCCCCAAAAATGGACGACCATACAACCAACTGGCCCTGCTGGCAGTTTATACA AAACGGAAGCTGGATGCTGTGTATTATTACATGCGCAGCTTAGCAGCCTCCAACCCCATCCTGACTGCAAAGGAAAGCCTGATGAGTCTGTTTGAGGAAGCTAAGCGGAag GCAGAGCAGCTTGAAcggaggaggaggcaggagtATGAAGGAGGTTCCAGGGGTCCAGCTgtaagaggaagaggaagaggggaagAAGGGGCACGTGTGGAGATTTGGATTCGCCCCAGTGGACAAACAGCAATCCCATCCTCACAAAGAGGAGGTAGTGAGTCTAGCAGAGACTCTGAGCAGGATGGCGAGCTGGGAAGTCTCAGTGCTAGTGAC CTAAATAAGAGGTTCATTCTGAGTTTCCTGCATGCACATGGAAAGCTGTTCACTAAAGTGGG CATGGAAACCTTCCCTGCAGTTGCGAGCCGTGTACTGCAGGAGTTCAGGACGCTGCTCCAACATGGCCCTTCTCTACTGGGAAGCTCACATATGCTGCAGATCATTACCATCAACATGTTCACCATACACAATGCCCATAGCAGAG GTGAGGAAGGAGAAGTACGGTCCGTTTTACAAGAGCAAAGCACAGCCCTGGGCCTCGGCATGTTTGCGCTACTGGTGCAGCGTTGCACAGAGCTGCTCAAAAATACTGCAG TATCAGTCCCCATGGCAGATGGAGAGGAGGATTGTGAAGGGGAGGAGCTCCAGGGTATGGTGAGGGTTTCTGCCTTCTCATTGGACCTTAGAGAACTACTGCCAAGCATCAAGGTCTGGTCTGACTGGATGTTGGGACACCCAGACCAGTGGAACCCACCGCCATGCAGTATAGA TTGCAGTCCTGATGTTTGGCAGTGCCTTGCTGATCTTTGTAACGTGCTGGCACATGTAGACCATGAGGAAGTGCCGCTGTATAAAGTTGACACTGACGAAGGTGAGGGAGATGAAGAGTTGACTGTGCTGCAGCTAAAGGAGGACAGGCTACTTGCCGGCTTTGTACCACTGCTGGCTGCGCCTCAAGAGCCATgctacacagacagacacactgacatg GCAATTTCAGCAGATTGTAAGAGAGTGACAGTGCTGAAGTACTTCCTGGAGGCTTTGTGTGGACAGGAAGAGCCTCTGTTGGCCTTCAAGGGGGGCAAATACATCTCTGTGGCAACAGCTCCTGCTCCTACTCATTCAGTTGATACAAGAAGCAGGCAGGATTCTTTAACAGAGAAAGAG GCAGATGATGTCATAGTTGAGGCAGAGTCGTCTCTGTCCACatcagagggagaggaggatgCTGAAGAGGCAGGAGACAGCGAGAGTGACATCAGACAGCTGAAGGCACGACGCCATGCCCTCGCCAGCAAACTGGCTCAGCAACAGAAGCGCAGAGATAAAATACAG GCTGTCCTGCAGACAGGTGGGCAGTTGGAGCTGGAAGTGAGGCCTGTCTTTCTGGTTCCAGACACTAATGGATTCATTGATCACTTGGAAGGGTTGAAGAAACTCCTTCAGTGTGGAGCTTATATAATAGTTGTGCCACTCATTG TGATTACAGAGTTAGATGGTTTGGCTAAAGGACAGGATAATTTTGGTGGAGGAGCGGGGCCAGGTGTACGTACAGGCAGCCGCGTCAACTCTACTGTTTCTGTGGCCCATGTGCGAGCTGTGCAGGAGAAGGCTCGACTGGCAGTGGCTTTCTTAGAGAAAGGATTCGAAGCCAGAGAGCCGTGTCTCAGAGCCTTGACAAGCAGAGGAAATCAGCTAGAGTCTATAGCCTTTCGCAGTGAAGACACCTCTGGACAACAG GGTAACAATGATGATGTGATTCTGTCCTGCTGCCTCCATTACTGCAAAGACAAGGCAAAAGATTTCATGCCTGATCAGAAAA ATGGGACGGTGAGGCTCCAAAGAGAAGTGGTACTCCTTACAGATGACCGTAACCTGAGTGTCAAAGCTTTGACACGCAATGTCCCAGTCCGAGATATACCTGCTTTCCTCAACTGGGCCAAAGTGGGCTGA
- the smg6 gene encoding telomerase-binding protein EST1A isoform X2, whose translation MANELERVRISAAELRAEASNIINTTDCQKGEKEDIHKQYRRREGKRPDLQRYQPVAGHVRRHRDSEEGETCQSDPVATYECDQLLQSEIKGVSEKDQEKHGCKDGGTGTNKREEDRMRGDGSNAKKGRKGSQPQFKTEANQEKGFVENDREHQEPVGAAKLTKKARKPDREFYQPGSRRNIHGKDCGVGREQDKTPPRKPEQKTDLESHLSTGDIEVNKKTSTQKLEGKDKEVKGIQANVKLSKSSEINRKQGNQDVEKILLSSDASLEKITSKVEKLSMTEKLKEVCEDQDVEEFSSRKGETTKARQGKGSKEEEEKAEKKRERANRRRRGGEKEKERNRDSRRGEDEVVEEKGDQVKGERDRRATEAEKDNNSGKTGPTHQSKGRANRRESRRGDNNNNNRPREADKHVKTVINVDRTIERGDRKKSNANVTTPTSKRYSKSDIRRSRNRLYSSSSASSVTSLDGPPLGTDMENTKWQRLELRHNHKEGVANSGEGRRSHLRSWTTNGESSTESLEGSGMSDIAEDRSRRRREWEVELSRERQKEERNRPKGNKGGGSGILRVSLEKPSGTSLHSVDAHHRKQGSVPRGRGGGILVLPSCTDMSNSPEVGQRLLFGGIRGGPACRSRGGRGGGVRRLWDPNNPDQKPALTTTPSSQHSSLQLPVYLQTGAGYGQLHFLDTDDEVAGSPPVAKGDNFRSQQAAAVAYYKFQNSDNPYCYPMPPQNPNTNTSQRYPYPYHMGPYQITAPNGIYPGPGVGQLCGSYRGANYSQPGAGGGLTLEEVEQQARGELGRLLRAADAHELQLSNLLSRDRLSADGLERMAQLRVELLGIYEQIILTDIEFSDSQNVDQALWKNVFYQVIEHFRQLLKDPSYDNTTHIRNMLLTLLDEGALFFDALLQKLQTVYQFKLEDYMDGIAIRARPLRKTVKYALISAQRCMICQGDIARYREQASDSANYGKARSWYLKAQQIAPKNGRPYNQLALLAVYTKRKLDAVYYYMRSLAASNPILTAKESLMSLFEEAKRKAEQLERRRRQEYEGGSRGPAVRGRGRGEEGARVEIWIRPSGQTAIPSSQRGGSESSRDSEQDGELGSLSASDLNKRFILSFLHAHGKLFTKVGMETFPAVASRVLQEFRTLLQHGPSLLGSSHMLQIITINMFTIHNAHSRGEEGEVRSVLQEQSTALGLGMFALLVQRCTELLKNTAVSVPMADGEEDCEGEELQGMVRVSAFSLDLRELLPSIKVWSDWMLGHPDQWNPPPCSIDCSPDVWQCLADLCNVLAHVDHEEVPLYKVDTDEGEGDEELTVLQLKEDRLLAGFVPLLAAPQEPCYTDRHTDMAISADCKRVTVLKYFLEALCGQEEPLLAFKGGKYISVATAPAPTHSVDTRSRQDSLTEKEADDVIVEAESSLSTSEGEEDAEEAGDSESDIRQLKARRHALASKLAQQQKRRDKIQAVLQTGGQLELEVRPVFLVPDTNGFIDHLEGLKKLLQCGAYIIVVPLIVITELDGLAKGQDNFGGGAGPGVRTGSRVNSTVSVAHVRAVQEKARLAVAFLEKGFEAREPCLRALTSRGNQLESIAFRSEDTSGQQGNNDDVILSCCLHYCKDKAKDFMPDQKNGTVRLQREVVLLTDDRNLSVKALTRNVPVRDIPAFLNWAKVG comes from the exons ATGGCGAACGAACTGGAAAGAGTGCGAATCTCAGCTGCGGAACTCCGAGCTGAAGCGTCGAATATCATTAATACTACTGACTGTCAGAAAGGTGAGA AGGAGGATATACATAAGCAGTATAGAAGACGTGAAGGAAAACGTCCTGATCTGCAACGCTACCAGCCAGTAGCTGGACATGTACGACGCCACCGTGATAGTGAGGAGGGAGAGACCTGTCAAAGTGATCCCGTGGCCACTTACGAGTGTGATCAACTACTGCAGAGTGAGATAAAAGGTGTCTCTGAAAAAGATCAAGAGAAGCATGGCTGCAAAGATGGTGGGACAGGTACCAACAAAAGGGAAGAAGACAGGATGAGAGGTGATGGTAGTAATgcaaagaaaggcagaaaggGCAGCCAGCCACAATTTAAAACAGAAGCAAATCAAGAAAAGGGTTTTGTAGAAAATGACAGAGAACACCAGGAACCTGTTGGGGCTGCAAAGCTGACAAAGAAAGCACGCAAACCTGATCGAGAATTTTATCAACCTGGGAGCAGGAGAAACATCCATGGCAAGGACTGTGGAGTAGGGAGAGAGCAAGATAAAACTCCCCCTAGGAAGCCTGAGCAGAAAACTGACCTGGAATCCCATTTGAGTACAGGGGACATTGAggttaacaaaaaaacatctacacagaAGCTGGAAGGGAAAGATAAAGAAGTAAAGGGCATACAGGCAAATGTAAAATTGTCTAAATCCAGTGAGATAAACAGAAAGCAAGGAAACCAGGATGTGGAAAAAATCCTATTATCCTCTGATGCTTCACTGGAGAAAATTACTAGCAAAGTAGAAAAACTTAGTATGACGGAAAAGCTTAAAGAGGTATGTGAAGACCAAGATGTTGAAGAGTTCAGTTCCAGGAAAGGAGAAACCACCAAGGCAAGACAAGGAAAAGGAtcaaaagaggaagaagaaaaggcagagaagaagagggaaagGGCAAACCgcaggagaagaggaggggagaaagaaaaagagaggaatcGGGATTCCAGAAGAGGAGAAGATGAAGTAGTTGAAGAAAAGGGTGACCAAGtgaaaggagaaagagacaggagaGCAACAGAAGCAGAGAAGGATAACAATTCAGGCAAGACAGGACCCACACACCAAAGCAAAGGAAGAGCGAATCgcagagaaagcagaagaggagacaacaacaacaacaaccggCCGAGGGAAGCTGATAAACATGTTAAGACAGTAATCAATGTAGACAGAACTATAGAAAGAGGTGATAGAAAAAAATCCAATGCAAACGTAACAACACCAACCTCAAAACGCTATTCCAAATCAGATATTCGGCGCTCACGGAATCGACTTTACAGCAGTAGCTCAGCTAGCAGTGTGACCAGCCTGGATGGTCCTCCGCTGGGAACAGATATGGAAAATACCAAGTGGCAACGTTTGGAGCTCAGGCATAATCACAAAGAGGGTGTAGCTAATAGTGGAGAAGGACGAAGGAGCCATTTGCGAAGCTGGACAACCAATGGTGAATCATCTACAGAATCACTGGAAGGGAGCGGGATGAGTGATATAGCAGAAGATAGAAGTAGGAGAAGAAGGGAATGGGAGGTAGAGCTAAGTAGAGAGAGGCAAAAGGAGGAAAGGAACAGACCAAAGGGAAACAAAGGTGGAGGTTCAGGAATCCTAAGAGTTTCTCTAGAAAAACCGTCTGGTACCTCGTTACATAGTGTGGATGCACATCATCGCAAGCAAGGCTCGGTTCCTCGTGGAAGAGGTGGAGGTATTCTGGTGCTTCCATCCTGCACAGACATGTCTAATTCACCTGAGGTTGGGCAAAGACTTCTTTTTGGTGGAATTAGGGGAGGACCAGCTTGCAGGAgtagaggaggcagaggaggcgGAGTGAGACGTCTTTGGGATCCCAATAACCCAGACCAGAAACCTGCTCTTACAACCACCCCATCCTCACAGCATTCATCTCTCCAGCTGCCTGTATACCTTCAGACAGGAGCTGGATATGGACAACTTCACTTTCTAGACACAGATGATGAGGTAGCAGGCAGTCCTCCAGTCGCAAAGGGTGATAATTTTCGATCTCAGCAGGCTGCAGCTGTGGCGTACTACAAATTTCAAAACTCTGACAACCCCTATTGCTATCCCATGCCCCCACAAAATCCCAATACCAACACCAGCCAGCGCTATCCATATCCTTATCATATGGGGCCCTACCAAATTACTGCTCCTAATGGTATCTACCCAGGCCCTGGTGTCGGTCAGCTCTGTGGAAGTTACCGGGGAGCAAACTATTCCCAACCAGGTGCAGGAGGTGGTTTGACATTAGAAGAAGTGGAGCAACAAGCCAGAGGTGAACTAGGGAGGCTGTTGAGGGCCGCAGATGCACATGAACTTCAGCTGAGTAACCTGCTGTCCAGGGACAGATTGAGTGCTGATGGACTGGAGCGCATGGCTCAGCTCAG AGTGGAGCTTTTGGGGATATATGAGCAGATCATCCTAACAGACATTGAGTTCTCAGACTCTCAGAATGTGGATCAGGCTTTGTGGAAGAATGTCTTTTACCAGGTCATAGAACACTTCCGGCAGCTACTCAAAGACCCCAGTTATGACAACACCACTCACATTAGGAACATGCTGCTCACACTGCTTGATGAG GGGGCACTATTCTTTGATGCACTGCTTCAGAAATTGCAGACAGTGTACCAGTTTAAATTAGAGGATTACATGGATGGCATTGCCATCAGGGCTCGGCCATTACGTAAAACG gTAAAGTATGCACTCATCAGTGCTCAGCGCTGTATGATTTGTCAGGGAGATATAGCACGTTACAGGGAACAAGCTAGTGACTCGGCCAACTATGGCAAAGCTCGAAG CTGGTACCTGAAAGCCCAGCAGATTGCCCCCAAAAATGGACGACCATACAACCAACTGGCCCTGCTGGCAGTTTATACA AAACGGAAGCTGGATGCTGTGTATTATTACATGCGCAGCTTAGCAGCCTCCAACCCCATCCTGACTGCAAAGGAAAGCCTGATGAGTCTGTTTGAGGAAGCTAAGCGGAag GCAGAGCAGCTTGAAcggaggaggaggcaggagtATGAAGGAGGTTCCAGGGGTCCAGCTgtaagaggaagaggaagaggggaagAAGGGGCACGTGTGGAGATTTGGATTCGCCCCAGTGGACAAACAGCAATCCCATCCTCACAAAGAGGAGGTAGTGAGTCTAGCAGAGACTCTGAGCAGGATGGCGAGCTGGGAAGTCTCAGTGCTAGTGAC CTAAATAAGAGGTTCATTCTGAGTTTCCTGCATGCACATGGAAAGCTGTTCACTAAAGTGGG CATGGAAACCTTCCCTGCAGTTGCGAGCCGTGTACTGCAGGAGTTCAGGACGCTGCTCCAACATGGCCCTTCTCTACTGGGAAGCTCACATATGCTGCAGATCATTACCATCAACATGTTCACCATACACAATGCCCATAGCAGAG GTGAGGAAGGAGAAGTACGGTCCGTTTTACAAGAGCAAAGCACAGCCCTGGGCCTCGGCATGTTTGCGCTACTGGTGCAGCGTTGCACAGAGCTGCTCAAAAATACTGCAG TATCAGTCCCCATGGCAGATGGAGAGGAGGATTGTGAAGGGGAGGAGCTCCAGGGTATGGTGAGGGTTTCTGCCTTCTCATTGGACCTTAGAGAACTACTGCCAAGCATCAAGGTCTGGTCTGACTGGATGTTGGGACACCCAGACCAGTGGAACCCACCGCCATGCAGTATAGA TTGCAGTCCTGATGTTTGGCAGTGCCTTGCTGATCTTTGTAACGTGCTGGCACATGTAGACCATGAGGAAGTGCCGCTGTATAAAGTTGACACTGACGAAGGTGAGGGAGATGAAGAGTTGACTGTGCTGCAGCTAAAGGAGGACAGGCTACTTGCCGGCTTTGTACCACTGCTGGCTGCGCCTCAAGAGCCATgctacacagacagacacactgacatg GCAATTTCAGCAGATTGTAAGAGAGTGACAGTGCTGAAGTACTTCCTGGAGGCTTTGTGTGGACAGGAAGAGCCTCTGTTGGCCTTCAAGGGGGGCAAATACATCTCTGTGGCAACAGCTCCTGCTCCTACTCATTCAGTTGATACAAGAAGCAGGCAGGATTCTTTAACAGAGAAAGAG GCAGATGATGTCATAGTTGAGGCAGAGTCGTCTCTGTCCACatcagagggagaggaggatgCTGAAGAGGCAGGAGACAGCGAGAGTGACATCAGACAGCTGAAGGCACGACGCCATGCCCTCGCCAGCAAACTGGCTCAGCAACAGAAGCGCAGAGATAAAATACAG GCTGTCCTGCAGACAGGTGGGCAGTTGGAGCTGGAAGTGAGGCCTGTCTTTCTGGTTCCAGACACTAATGGATTCATTGATCACTTGGAAGGGTTGAAGAAACTCCTTCAGTGTGGAGCTTATATAATAGTTGTGCCACTCATTG TGATTACAGAGTTAGATGGTTTGGCTAAAGGACAGGATAATTTTGGTGGAGGAGCGGGGCCAGGTGTACGTACAGGCAGCCGCGTCAACTCTACTGTTTCTGTGGCCCATGTGCGAGCTGTGCAGGAGAAGGCTCGACTGGCAGTGGCTTTCTTAGAGAAAGGATTCGAAGCCAGAGAGCCGTGTCTCAGAGCCTTGACAAGCAGAGGAAATCAGCTAGAGTCTATAGCCTTTCGCAGTGAAGACACCTCTGGACAACAG GGTAACAATGATGATGTGATTCTGTCCTGCTGCCTCCATTACTGCAAAGACAAGGCAAAAGATTTCATGCCTGATCAGAAAA ATGGGACGGTGAGGCTCCAAAGAGAAGTGGTACTCCTTACAGATGACCGTAACCTGAGTGTCAAAGCTTTGACACGCAATGTCCCAGTCCGAGATATACCTGCTTTCCTCAACTGGGCCAAAGTGGGCTGA